The Terracoccus luteus genome includes a region encoding these proteins:
- a CDS encoding phytoene desaturase family protein — protein MSSVVVVGAGLSGLAAACHLIGQGHEVTVVERHHTAGGRGLRLQREGFTFDTGPTVMTMPDLVDDALRQVDTSLADLLPMTLLDPAYRARFADGSEIMVRHGVEAMREEISRTCGSVDAAAFVDFTTWLRQLYRVEMPHFIDANFDSPLDLMASPGAAAKLLRLGGFRRLGPVIREWFADERLHRLFSFQALYAGLSPEKALALYAVITYMDSIEGVWFPQGGMDAVPAAMATAVAKAGGELRYNATVERFALDRRGAVAGVVLDDGEQLRADAVVCTLDLPTAYDRLLPQLKAPRVVRNGDYSPSAVVWHIGAKGQPAPGTSHHNIHFGDDWNGAFRALIDDKQLMPDPSRLVTVPTVTDPGLAPAGDSVLYVLEPVPNLTAGIDWDRERGPMRERLETFLDANGYPTEVVADEFVTPADWERMGMHQGTPFALAHTFLQTGPFRPNNVDRRVPGLVFAGSGTVPGVGVPMVLVSGKLAARRVADYLPDGGRRRAGSAAAQGGRHGIFTRALGGRR, from the coding sequence ATGAGCAGCGTCGTCGTCGTCGGCGCGGGCCTCAGCGGCCTCGCCGCCGCCTGCCACCTCATCGGGCAGGGTCACGAGGTGACCGTCGTCGAGCGGCACCACACCGCCGGAGGTCGCGGCCTGCGGCTGCAGCGCGAGGGTTTCACCTTCGACACCGGCCCGACCGTCATGACGATGCCGGACCTCGTCGACGACGCCCTGCGGCAGGTCGACACCTCGCTCGCCGACCTGCTGCCGATGACCCTGCTCGACCCGGCCTACCGGGCCCGGTTCGCCGACGGCAGCGAGATCATGGTGCGGCACGGGGTCGAGGCGATGCGCGAGGAGATCTCGCGCACCTGCGGCAGCGTCGACGCCGCCGCCTTCGTCGACTTCACGACGTGGCTGCGCCAGCTCTACCGCGTCGAGATGCCGCACTTCATCGACGCCAACTTCGACAGCCCGCTCGACCTCATGGCGTCACCGGGTGCGGCGGCGAAGCTGTTGCGGCTCGGCGGTTTCCGCCGTCTCGGCCCCGTCATCCGCGAGTGGTTCGCCGACGAGCGCCTGCACCGGCTCTTCTCGTTCCAGGCGCTCTATGCCGGCCTGTCGCCGGAGAAGGCGCTCGCGCTCTACGCGGTCATCACGTACATGGACTCCATCGAGGGCGTGTGGTTCCCGCAGGGCGGCATGGATGCCGTGCCGGCCGCCATGGCGACCGCGGTGGCCAAGGCCGGGGGCGAGCTGCGCTACAACGCGACCGTCGAGCGCTTCGCCCTCGACCGCCGCGGTGCGGTGGCCGGCGTCGTCCTCGACGACGGCGAGCAGCTGCGCGCCGACGCGGTCGTGTGCACCCTCGACCTGCCCACCGCCTACGACCGCCTGCTGCCCCAGCTGAAGGCGCCCCGGGTCGTCCGCAACGGCGACTACTCGCCCTCGGCCGTCGTGTGGCACATCGGCGCCAAGGGCCAGCCGGCGCCCGGGACCAGCCACCACAACATCCACTTCGGCGACGACTGGAACGGTGCCTTCCGCGCCCTCATCGACGACAAGCAGCTGATGCCCGACCCGTCGCGCCTCGTCACCGTGCCGACCGTCACCGACCCGGGCCTGGCCCCCGCCGGCGACTCGGTGCTCTACGTGCTCGAGCCGGTGCCGAACCTCACGGCGGGCATCGACTGGGACCGTGAGCGCGGCCCGATGCGCGAGCGCCTCGAGACCTTCCTCGACGCCAACGGCTACCCGACCGAGGTCGTCGCCGACGAGTTCGTCACGCCGGCCGACTGGGAGCGCATGGGGATGCACCAGGGCACGCCCTTCGCCCTCGCCCACACCTTCCTGCAGACCGGGCCGTTCCGGCCCAACAACGTCGACCGCCGCGTCCCGGGCCTCGTCTTCGCCGGCTCGGGCACGGTGCCCGGCGTCGGTGTGCCGATGGTGCTCGTGAGCGGAAAGCTCGCCGCCCGGCGCGTTGCCGACTACCTGCCCGACGGGGGCCGCCGACGCGCGGGTTCCGCTGCGGCGCAGGGGGGCCGCCACGGCATCTTCACCCGGGCGCTGGGCGGCCGCCGGTGA
- a CDS encoding phytoene/squalene synthase family protein, with protein MSLLSRTGSRTGLRSGSPSDVDAQLAAGYRRCAEITREFGTTYYWGTVLLPPERRRHVYAVYALCRLADDIVDAPGATGDEQVAATAERLHAFAREFRRVADGGTTDDPVIAAVGHSVRTCDIPSECFDRFFGAMAQDLTQTTYGGWDDLLGYMDGSAAVIGEMMLPVLRPSSSEAVAPAQSLGLAFQLTNFLRDIGEDLGRGRVYVPQEDLRRFGADPWRREVTREWRELMRFEIDRNRELYRHADAGIAMLPPSSARCVATARTLYARILDRIEAADYDVFTARVRVPTWRKAAVSTRILVAGPPRTKGIAS; from the coding sequence GTGAGCCTGCTCTCGCGCACCGGGTCACGCACCGGGCTGCGCAGCGGGTCGCCGAGCGACGTCGACGCCCAGCTGGCCGCGGGCTACCGACGCTGCGCCGAGATCACCCGCGAGTTCGGCACGACCTACTACTGGGGAACGGTGCTCCTGCCGCCCGAGCGGCGCCGGCACGTCTACGCCGTCTACGCACTGTGCCGGCTCGCCGACGACATCGTCGACGCGCCCGGGGCCACCGGCGACGAGCAGGTGGCGGCGACGGCCGAGCGGCTGCACGCCTTCGCGCGCGAGTTCCGCCGCGTCGCCGACGGGGGCACGACCGACGACCCCGTCATCGCGGCCGTCGGGCACAGCGTGCGCACCTGCGACATCCCGTCGGAGTGCTTCGACCGCTTCTTCGGCGCCATGGCCCAGGACCTCACCCAGACGACGTACGGGGGCTGGGACGACCTGCTGGGGTACATGGACGGGTCGGCCGCCGTCATCGGCGAGATGATGCTGCCGGTGCTGCGCCCGAGCTCGAGCGAGGCCGTCGCGCCGGCTCAGTCGCTCGGGCTCGCCTTCCAGCTGACGAACTTCCTGCGTGACATCGGCGAGGACCTCGGCCGCGGCCGGGTCTACGTGCCGCAGGAGGACCTGCGTCGCTTCGGGGCCGACCCGTGGCGGCGCGAGGTCACGCGGGAGTGGCGCGAGCTGATGCGCTTCGAGATCGACCGCAACCGCGAGCTCTACCGGCACGCCGACGCCGGCATCGCGATGCTGCCGCCCTCGTCGGCCCGCTGCGTCGCGACCGCGCGCACGCTGTACGCCCGCATCCTCGACCGCATCGAGGCGGCCGACTACGACGTCTTCACCGCACGGGTGAGGGTGCCGACGTGGCGCAAGGCCGCCGTCAGCACCCGCATCCTCGTCGCCGGCCCCCCTCGCACGAAAGGCATCGCGTCATGA
- a CDS encoding DUF5914 domain-containing protein produces the protein MTLRTTNLRTTGEPERIGRPAGRPVNPLKRMPVEPRDRLEGTWRQARPGRIRKAFDVAQSRDPGGWHVVGSSTDVGRDRSVTRTVLGREVVLWRLEDGTLQAGPGSCPHLGALLDDCEVMHGQVYCRWHGLALGEGVRRDWLTFPAHDDGVLVWVRLPTEGETLGDAPRLTDRPPMSQSFATVVTLRGRCEPQDVIANRLDPWHGTWYHPYAFSHLTVDDSVSTDEVLVVDVAFRVTRQWGVPVRAEFTCPDARTIVMTIMDGEGAGSVVETHATSLGTDAAGRPVTVMTEATIAHSPRRGFQVARAVAGLIRPAVAATQRQLWVDDLAYAERRYELRARGETYGGV, from the coding sequence ATGACCCTGCGCACCACGAACCTGCGCACCACCGGTGAGCCGGAGCGCATCGGCCGCCCGGCCGGGCGGCCCGTCAACCCCCTGAAGCGGATGCCGGTCGAGCCGCGCGACCGCCTCGAGGGGACGTGGCGCCAGGCCCGGCCCGGCCGCATCCGCAAGGCATTCGACGTCGCCCAGTCGCGCGACCCCGGCGGCTGGCACGTCGTCGGCTCCTCGACCGACGTCGGGCGCGACCGTTCGGTCACCCGCACCGTGCTCGGGCGCGAGGTGGTGCTGTGGCGCCTCGAGGACGGCACGCTGCAGGCCGGCCCCGGCTCGTGCCCGCACCTCGGTGCGCTGCTCGACGACTGCGAGGTCATGCACGGCCAGGTCTACTGCCGCTGGCACGGGCTCGCCCTCGGCGAGGGTGTACGCCGTGACTGGCTGACCTTCCCCGCGCACGACGACGGGGTGCTCGTGTGGGTGCGGCTGCCCACCGAGGGGGAGACCCTCGGCGACGCCCCCCGCCTCACCGACCGGCCGCCCATGTCGCAGTCGTTCGCGACCGTCGTGACGCTGCGGGGGCGCTGCGAGCCGCAGGACGTCATCGCCAACCGCCTCGACCCCTGGCACGGCACGTGGTACCACCCGTACGCCTTCAGCCACCTCACCGTCGACGACTCGGTCTCGACCGACGAGGTGCTCGTCGTCGACGTCGCCTTCCGCGTGACGAGGCAGTGGGGTGTGCCGGTGCGGGCGGAGTTCACCTGCCCCGACGCGCGCACCATCGTCATGACCATCATGGACGGCGAGGGCGCGGGCAGCGTCGTCGAGACGCACGCCACCTCGCTCGGCACGGATGCCGCCGGGCGCCCTGTCACCGTCATGACGGAGGCGACGATCGCGCACTCACCGCGCCGCGGCTTCCAGGTCGCCCGGGCCGTCGCCGGGCTCATTCGCCCCGCCGTCGCCGCCACCCAGCGCCAGCTGTGGGTCGACGACCTCGCGTACGCCGAGCGCCGCTACGAGCTGCGGGCCCGCGGCGAGACCTACGGCGGCGTCTGA
- a CDS encoding NAD(P)/FAD-dependent oxidoreductase, translating to MSVQWLPTVGSARRSRWLPGLDPRAVRHAPDAPHPGASPFSARGVVVVGGGIAGLTAATGLAERGVPVTLVEREPTLGGRVRSWPVAGLGTSAGDGATDTAEHAGANGDGVDPASVPTMSRGFHAFFRQYYNLRALLRRSDPGLERLVAVDDYPLTLADGPTDSFAAIPRTPPLSIAAFVVRSPSFPVTALRDVDISAALGLLDVRFPETYTELDGVSASDVLDRLRFPQQARHLALEVFARSFFADPRDFSGGELVAMFHTYFTGSAEGLLFDVPDAPYDEALWAPLGRYLHRLGVTVETGRSVAALDEQADGVRVTLDDGRTLEADAVVLATDRAALQRLVDGAGWLGADDPDWRARLGGQRIAPPFVVWRLWLDRPAAQGSPPFLGTSGYGPLDNVSFVEQMEPHARRWADATGGTVVELHAYAVPPDTDETALRDELTRQLHRLHPELVGATVVHDELLWRDDCPLAGTDPWADRPGVETPDPRVVLAGDGVRCPLPVALMERAATTGWTAANVLLARHGLAGHDVWSVPLRGRGQPLAHAARRALAALPR from the coding sequence GTGAGCGTGCAGTGGCTGCCGACCGTCGGGTCGGCGCGCCGGAGCCGCTGGCTGCCGGGGCTCGACCCCCGGGCCGTGCGCCACGCCCCCGACGCCCCGCACCCCGGCGCCTCCCCCTTCTCGGCACGCGGCGTCGTGGTCGTCGGCGGCGGCATCGCCGGCCTGACCGCGGCCACCGGCCTGGCCGAGCGCGGCGTCCCGGTGACGCTCGTCGAGCGCGAGCCCACCCTCGGCGGCAGGGTCCGGTCGTGGCCGGTCGCCGGGCTCGGGACGTCGGCGGGTGACGGCGCCACCGACACCGCAGAGCACGCCGGCGCGAACGGCGACGGGGTCGACCCGGCATCCGTACCGACGATGAGCCGCGGCTTCCACGCCTTCTTCCGCCAGTACTACAACCTGCGGGCCCTGTTGCGCCGCAGCGACCCCGGGCTCGAACGGCTCGTCGCCGTCGACGACTACCCGCTCACCCTCGCCGACGGGCCGACCGACTCGTTCGCCGCCATCCCCCGCACGCCCCCGCTCAGCATCGCCGCCTTCGTCGTGCGCAGCCCCAGCTTCCCCGTCACGGCCCTGCGCGACGTCGACATCTCGGCCGCCCTCGGCCTGCTCGACGTCCGCTTCCCCGAGACGTACACCGAGCTCGACGGCGTCAGCGCCTCCGACGTGCTCGACCGCCTCCGCTTCCCGCAGCAGGCCCGCCACCTCGCCCTCGAGGTCTTCGCCCGCAGCTTCTTCGCCGACCCGCGCGATTTCTCGGGCGGCGAGCTCGTCGCGATGTTCCACACCTACTTCACCGGCTCGGCCGAGGGACTGCTCTTCGACGTGCCCGACGCGCCGTACGACGAGGCCCTCTGGGCGCCGCTCGGCCGGTACCTGCACCGCCTCGGCGTGACCGTCGAGACCGGGCGCAGCGTCGCCGCGCTCGACGAGCAGGCCGACGGGGTGCGCGTCACCCTCGACGACGGGCGCACCCTCGAGGCGGATGCCGTGGTGCTCGCAACCGACCGCGCCGCCCTCCAGCGTCTCGTCGACGGGGCCGGCTGGCTCGGTGCCGACGACCCCGACTGGCGGGCGCGCCTGGGCGGCCAGCGCATCGCCCCGCCGTTCGTCGTCTGGCGCCTGTGGCTCGATCGTCCTGCGGCGCAGGGCAGCCCGCCGTTCCTCGGCACGAGCGGCTACGGCCCCCTCGACAACGTCTCGTTCGTCGAGCAGATGGAGCCGCACGCCCGCCGCTGGGCCGACGCGACCGGCGGCACCGTCGTCGAGCTGCACGCCTACGCCGTCCCGCCGGACACCGACGAGACGGCGCTGCGCGACGAGCTGACCCGGCAGCTGCACCGGCTGCACCCCGAGCTGGTCGGTGCCACCGTCGTGCACGACGAGTTGCTGTGGCGCGACGACTGCCCCCTCGCCGGCACCGACCCGTGGGCCGACCGCCCCGGCGTCGAGACCCCCGACCCCCGCGTCGTGCTCGCCGGCGACGGCGTCCGGTGCCCCCTGCCCGTGGCCCTCATGGAGCGCGCGGCGACGACCGGGTGGACCGCGGCGAACGTGCTGCTGGCCCGCCACGGTCTGGCGGGGCACGACGTGTGGAGCGTCCCGCTGCGTGGTCGGGGCCAGCCCCTGGCCCATGCCGCCCGCAGGGCCCTCGCCGCCCTCCCCCGCTGA
- a CDS encoding class I SAM-dependent methyltransferase, whose amino-acid sequence MTTSERAGQLPVQSMPPVQSVARGEVPEAFDEVADRYDLMVAFNPGYHAHLRRSADTLVEGLPPLSSVPGEIGHTVTVVDLGCGSGASTRAVVAALEAAGRRYRLVGVDGSAGMLREARSKSWPDEVSFAQGRAERLGDVAALADVADGGIDAVFAAYLVRNVTERDALLTSLRGVLRPGGALVVHEYSVAGNRRATAIWTAVCWSVVVPLGYLTSRRTRLYRYLWQSVLEMDSVQQLMGRLRDAGFEDVRSRSTRGWQRGIIHTFHGRRPLA is encoded by the coding sequence ATGACGACGAGCGAGCGGGCCGGCCAGCTGCCCGTGCAGTCCATGCCGCCGGTGCAGTCGGTGGCGCGCGGAGAGGTCCCCGAGGCGTTCGACGAGGTGGCCGACCGCTACGACCTCATGGTCGCGTTCAACCCCGGCTACCACGCCCACCTCCGGCGCTCGGCCGACACCCTCGTCGAGGGCCTGCCGCCCCTCTCGTCGGTGCCCGGTGAGATCGGCCACACCGTCACCGTCGTCGACCTCGGCTGCGGCTCGGGCGCGTCGACGCGGGCGGTCGTCGCCGCCCTCGAAGCCGCCGGTCGCCGGTACCGTCTCGTCGGGGTCGACGGGTCCGCCGGCATGCTGCGCGAGGCCCGCTCGAAGTCGTGGCCCGACGAGGTGTCGTTCGCGCAGGGTCGCGCCGAGCGCCTCGGTGACGTCGCGGCGTTGGCCGACGTCGCCGACGGCGGCATCGACGCCGTCTTCGCCGCCTACCTCGTGCGCAACGTCACCGAGCGCGACGCCCTGCTCACGTCGCTGCGCGGCGTCCTGCGCCCCGGCGGCGCCCTCGTCGTGCACGAGTACTCCGTCGCCGGCAACCGCCGGGCCACCGCGATCTGGACCGCCGTGTGCTGGTCGGTCGTCGTCCCCCTCGGCTACCTCACGTCGCGGCGCACCCGGCTCTACCGCTACCTGTGGCAGAGCGTGCTCGAGATGGACTCCGTGCAGCAGCTCATGGGCCGCCTGCGCGACGCCGGCTTCGAGGACGTCCGCTCCCGCAGCACCCGCGGCTGGCAGCGCGGCATCATCCACACCTTCCACGGCCGCAGGCCCCTCGCGTGA
- a CDS encoding S8 family serine peptidase, producing MPTTRHARHHLRRAATVVAALALAAGAGAQAGAATAAAPGGSTSVAGTGGLAATTADPVGDPAADAEAAVSEAGRLALAVGAGEQPTSTPVPIATPEGQVSSYVVNARTVGTVPMQQVLRSVRRAGGTVVKAWPQIGVVVAHSTHASFRDDVVRIGGTSVLSVGATRTVAVSERTPAPVRGIGSADSSRAGGLSTLAPGAAAPAAPEADPLEADQWDMRVIGADDAHEVTDGRRQVVVGVLDSGIDADHPDLAPNLDVADSVNCTDAGAPDRSATGWQPTTSDHGTHVAGTVAAARNGVGIVGVAPAVRVASVKVVNDDGFIYPEYAVCGFMWAGLRGMDVTNNSYYVDPFQFYCDDQPDQLAAKEAVRRAVSWSTRQGVVHAAAAGNSAYDLSAKTTDSSSPDDSAPVERVINDDCQDIPAELDGVVTVASLAQVGTGSDPLADTTLSSFSNRGLGKIDVAAPGSRILSTVVTNNGYGLKSGTSMASPHVAGVLALMRSAHPTWAPARLVRELKADAVAKECTTTTAGAPCVGTVDDNSFYGAGVVDALAAVR from the coding sequence ATGCCCACCACCCGCCACGCCCGTCACCACCTGCGTCGTGCCGCCACGGTCGTCGCCGCCCTCGCCCTCGCGGCCGGGGCCGGTGCCCAGGCGGGGGCCGCCACGGCCGCCGCTCCGGGCGGGTCGACCTCCGTCGCCGGTACCGGCGGGCTGGCCGCCACCACGGCCGACCCGGTGGGTGACCCCGCCGCCGACGCGGAGGCCGCCGTCAGCGAGGCCGGCCGGCTGGCGCTCGCGGTGGGCGCGGGTGAGCAGCCCACCTCCACCCCGGTCCCGATCGCCACGCCCGAGGGCCAGGTCTCGAGCTACGTGGTCAACGCGCGCACCGTCGGCACCGTGCCGATGCAGCAGGTGCTGCGGTCGGTGCGGCGGGCCGGTGGCACGGTCGTCAAGGCCTGGCCGCAGATCGGTGTCGTCGTCGCCCACTCGACCCACGCGTCGTTCCGCGACGACGTCGTGCGCATCGGCGGGACGTCGGTGCTCTCGGTCGGCGCCACGCGCACGGTGGCCGTCAGCGAGCGGACCCCCGCCCCCGTCCGGGGTATCGGCAGCGCCGACTCCTCACGCGCCGGTGGTCTGTCCACCCTCGCGCCGGGCGCCGCCGCCCCGGCCGCGCCCGAGGCCGACCCGCTCGAGGCCGACCAGTGGGACATGCGCGTCATCGGGGCCGACGACGCGCACGAGGTCACCGACGGCAGGCGACAGGTCGTCGTCGGCGTGCTCGACAGCGGCATCGACGCCGACCACCCCGACCTCGCCCCGAACCTCGACGTGGCCGACTCCGTCAACTGCACCGACGCCGGCGCCCCCGACCGGTCGGCCACCGGCTGGCAGCCCACGACGAGTGACCACGGCACCCACGTCGCCGGCACGGTCGCCGCGGCCCGCAACGGCGTCGGCATCGTCGGCGTGGCCCCCGCCGTGCGGGTCGCCTCGGTCAAGGTCGTCAACGACGACGGTTTCATCTACCCGGAGTACGCCGTATGCGGCTTCATGTGGGCGGGCCTGCGCGGCATGGACGTCACGAACAACAGCTACTACGTCGACCCGTTCCAGTTCTACTGCGACGACCAGCCCGACCAGCTGGCGGCGAAGGAGGCCGTGCGACGCGCCGTCTCCTGGTCGACGAGGCAGGGCGTCGTGCACGCCGCCGCCGCGGGCAACTCGGCCTACGACCTGTCGGCCAAGACGACCGACTCGTCGAGCCCCGACGACAGCGCGCCGGTCGAGCGGGTCATCAACGACGACTGCCAGGACATCCCCGCCGAGCTCGACGGCGTCGTGACCGTCGCCTCCCTCGCCCAGGTGGGCACCGGCTCCGACCCTCTCGCGGACACGACGCTGTCGTCGTTCTCGAACCGCGGCCTCGGCAAGATCGACGTCGCCGCACCGGGCTCGCGCATCCTCTCGACCGTCGTCACCAACAACGGCTACGGCCTCAAGAGCGGCACGTCGATGGCCTCGCCGCACGTCGCCGGCGTCCTCGCCCTCATGCGCTCGGCGCACCCGACGTGGGCCCCCGCCCGCCTCGTGCGCGAGCTCAAGGCCGACGCCGTCGCCAAGGAGTGCACGACGACCACGGCCGGGGCCCCCTGCGTCGGCACCGTCGACGACAACAGCTTCTACGGCGCCGGCGTCGTCGACGCGCTGGCCGCCGTCCGCTGA
- a CDS encoding alpha/beta hydrolase, which yields MHDSFTDTGSKSVHAVVVDPPTGPSEALVVLVPGLGLLKYALPTAHALARRGLSTRLLDLPGFGLPTPDSTRPNIHAIGLMTAAWVRQQAVGRPVVLIGHSTGSQAALTGALAAQEFHDDLALVMAGPTFVPGQRRWPRLLLATLTAYRDDTPRQLRASEIARGWHGVPEILLSGLDDAVDQRLPRLRVPLHLTSGEHDSFAPAAWLTRLAAVAGASPWVRTTTLPGSHNNLYTHPDAVADVITMTREALGSGRREPAA from the coding sequence GTGCACGACAGCTTCACCGACACCGGCAGCAAGTCGGTCCACGCGGTCGTCGTCGACCCACCCACCGGCCCGTCCGAGGCCCTCGTCGTGCTCGTGCCGGGCCTCGGCCTGCTCAAGTACGCACTGCCGACCGCCCACGCGCTCGCCCGGCGAGGCCTGAGCACGCGCCTGCTCGACCTGCCCGGGTTCGGGCTCCCCACGCCGGACAGCACCCGCCCCAACATCCACGCCATCGGCCTCATGACCGCGGCGTGGGTGCGCCAGCAGGCCGTGGGCCGTCCGGTCGTGCTCATCGGCCACTCGACCGGCTCGCAGGCGGCCCTCACCGGCGCCCTCGCGGCCCAGGAGTTCCACGACGACCTCGCCCTCGTCATGGCCGGCCCCACCTTCGTGCCCGGGCAGCGGCGGTGGCCGAGGCTGCTCCTCGCCACCTTGACGGCCTACCGCGACGACACCCCGCGCCAGCTGCGCGCCAGCGAGATCGCCCGCGGGTGGCACGGCGTCCCCGAGATCCTCCTCTCCGGCCTAGACGACGCCGTCGACCAGCGGCTGCCGCGGCTGCGCGTGCCGTTGCACCTCACGTCGGGCGAGCACGACTCCTTCGCCCCGGCCGCCTGGCTGACCCGCCTCGCCGCGGTCGCCGGCGCGTCACCGTGGGTGCGCACGACGACGCTGCCCGGCTCGCACAACAACCTCTACACGCACCCGGATGCCGTCGCCGACGTCATCACGATGACCCGCGAGGCGCTGGGGTCGGGGCGGCGGGAGCCCGCCGCCTGA
- a CDS encoding NAD(P)/FAD-dependent oxidoreductase, translating into MLTRDTGRRRSHPTVYERLAPRPEAVEAALAGSREAVFWLEDAGERPSHPPLAGRRSADLAVVGAGYAGLWTAVLAKRRNPGARVVVLEAGRVGWAASGRNGGFCEASLTHGESNGRSRWPDEYDELDRLGRENLDALAADVTELRLDCQLERTGMLSVAVEPHQVAWAHESGEPLDRDGVRARLDSPIALAGGFEADTCALVHPARLALELARVAVGLGVEVHEHTRVTGLGSSRSGPVTLTTQAGSVVADRVALCTNVFPSLVRRTRWHTVPVYDYVLMTEPLTPSQLASVGWHGREGVGDLANQFHYLRLTADDRILFGGYDAVYHYGRRVRPAYEHRPDSHRRLAAHFLTMFPQLDGVRFSHRWAGAIDTSTQFCAFHGLARGGRVAYAAGFTGLGVGATRFAAEVMLDRLSGLATPRTDLQMVRRLPLPFPPEPVASAGIQLTRASLDRADHREGRRNLLLRTLDRLGLGFDS; encoded by the coding sequence GTGCTCACCCGTGACACCGGCCGTCGCCGGTCGCACCCCACCGTCTACGAGCGTCTCGCGCCCCGCCCCGAGGCCGTCGAAGCCGCGCTGGCGGGCTCGCGTGAGGCCGTCTTCTGGCTCGAGGATGCCGGTGAGCGCCCGTCGCACCCGCCGCTGGCCGGGCGGCGCTCCGCCGACCTCGCCGTCGTCGGCGCCGGCTACGCCGGCCTGTGGACCGCCGTGCTCGCCAAGCGGCGCAACCCCGGAGCCCGGGTCGTCGTGCTCGAGGCGGGTCGGGTCGGCTGGGCCGCCTCGGGCCGCAACGGCGGCTTCTGCGAGGCGTCGCTGACCCACGGCGAAAGCAACGGGCGCTCGCGGTGGCCCGACGAGTACGACGAGCTCGACCGGCTGGGCCGCGAGAACCTCGACGCCCTGGCCGCCGACGTCACCGAGCTGAGGCTCGACTGCCAGCTCGAGCGCACCGGGATGCTCAGCGTCGCCGTCGAGCCCCACCAGGTCGCCTGGGCCCACGAGAGCGGCGAGCCGCTCGACCGGGACGGGGTGCGGGCACGCCTCGACAGCCCCATCGCCCTCGCCGGCGGCTTCGAGGCGGACACCTGCGCGCTCGTGCACCCGGCCCGGCTCGCCCTCGAGCTGGCCCGGGTTGCCGTGGGGCTCGGGGTCGAGGTCCACGAGCACACGCGTGTCACCGGCCTCGGCTCGTCGCGGTCGGGCCCGGTCACCCTGACCACACAGGCCGGTTCGGTCGTGGCCGACCGGGTCGCCTTGTGCACCAACGTGTTCCCGTCGCTCGTGCGTCGAACCCGTTGGCACACCGTGCCCGTCTACGACTACGTCCTCATGACGGAGCCGCTGACGCCGAGCCAGCTCGCGTCCGTCGGGTGGCACGGTCGTGAGGGCGTCGGGGACCTCGCCAACCAGTTCCACTACCTGCGCCTCACGGCGGACGACCGCATCCTCTTCGGGGGCTACGACGCGGTCTACCACTACGGGCGGCGGGTGCGACCGGCCTACGAGCACCGGCCCGACAGCCACCGGCGGCTGGCCGCGCACTTCCTCACGATGTTCCCTCAGCTCGACGGGGTGCGCTTCAGCCACCGCTGGGCGGGCGCCATCGACACGTCGACGCAGTTCTGCGCGTTCCACGGCCTGGCCCGGGGCGGCCGCGTCGCCTACGCGGCCGGGTTCACCGGCCTCGGCGTCGGTGCCACCCGGTTCGCGGCCGAGGTCATGCTCGACCGTCTCTCGGGGTTGGCCACCCCCCGCACCGACCTGCAGATGGTGCGGCGTCTGCCGCTGCCGTTCCCGCCGGAGCCCGTCGCGTCGGCCGGCATCCAGCTCACGCGGGCCTCGCTCGACCGGGCCGACCACCGGGAGGGGCGGCGCAACCTGCTGCTGCGCACCCTCGACCGCCTCGGCCTCGGGTTCGACTCGTGA
- a CDS encoding DUF952 domain-containing protein, translating to MIYHLALRSHWLEARRTGRYPWSTLGRTVEQEGFVHLSSDAQWPVVRAAFYRGVTEPLVLLHVDASLLADPLVVEVGNPATGETFPHLYGPLPVEAVVDTTELVPPHG from the coding sequence GTGATCTACCACCTCGCGCTGCGCTCGCACTGGCTCGAGGCCCGGCGCACCGGTCGCTACCCGTGGTCGACGCTGGGTCGCACCGTCGAGCAGGAGGGCTTCGTGCACCTGTCGTCCGACGCGCAGTGGCCGGTCGTGCGTGCCGCCTTCTACCGCGGCGTCACCGAACCGCTCGTGCTGCTGCACGTCGACGCGTCGCTGCTCGCCGACCCGCTCGTCGTCGAGGTCGGCAACCCCGCGACGGGCGAGACCTTCCCGCACCTCTACGGGCCGCTGCCCGTCGAGGCCGTCGTCGACACGACGGAGCTGGTGCCGCCGCACGGCTGA
- the arfB gene encoding alternative ribosome rescue aminoacyl-tRNA hydrolase ArfB: MTSPGADLVVAPGPGLRDGLVVPAADLLERFSRSSGPGGQGVNTTDSRVELVLDLTTTSALTDTQRERALRSLGGRYPDGRVTVVASEHRAQLRNRAAARQRLAGILREALAPPPPARRATKPTRGSQRRRLAGKQQRSEVKATRRRPGRDD, from the coding sequence GTGACGTCGCCGGGAGCCGACCTCGTCGTCGCGCCGGGTCCGGGCCTGCGCGACGGCCTCGTCGTGCCCGCCGCCGACCTGCTCGAGCGGTTCAGCCGCTCGTCGGGACCGGGCGGGCAGGGCGTCAACACGACCGACAGCCGCGTCGAGCTCGTGCTCGACCTCACGACGACGTCCGCCCTGACGGACACCCAGCGCGAGCGCGCCCTGCGGTCCCTCGGCGGGAGGTACCCGGACGGCCGGGTCACCGTCGTCGCGTCCGAGCACCGGGCCCAGCTGCGCAACCGCGCGGCCGCGCGGCAACGGCTGGCCGGCATCCTCAGGGAGGCGCTGGCTCCCCCGCCACCCGCGCGCCGGGCGACGAAGCCGACACGGGGCTCGCAGCGGCGACGTCTGGCCGGCAAGCAGCAGCGGTCCGAGGTCAAGGCCACGCGTCGGCGACCCGGTCGCGACGACTGA